GCAGCAAATGTTTTAGAACAAGAACTTGCACATGTCAAAGAATCTCTAAACGTTGTTAGTACTGAAAAAGACGAAGCCAATAAACAGTACCAGAATTATGTTAAACAGTTGGATATGCAACAAACTAAGCTATTAGAAGAGGtgtgttttattttaatatatattaagtTTAATTACTAACGTGTTTGTTGTATATAATTATGTATTGTATGgagtgttattattattattcatcaTTCATTTTCATAATTGGATATTGCCAAATGACGTGATTTAGGTCTTGGGATTTAGCACCACACTCACAAGTATTGTCTAAATAAAGTTAATGAATTATTTATAGATTCAGAAACAGAATAAGACTATAGAAAACTTACAATCAAGAGAACAGAGCTATGTACAAAGGTTGTCAGAACTTGAGCAACAATtgcaaaaagaaagagaaaaattagaaaatctaTTACCTTTACAAGATCGTCAAAATGAAATGAATAATCTATTAAAAAACATAGACGAGCTTAGTCTAGAGCAAGAAAGACTACACATTACACTTGCTGAAAAGGTCAGCCATACTTAtagatattataataaatttaagttTGTTATAGAGGTTTAATTAAGACTCTTTTATATTCAGGACTCacaaatcgaaattttaacaaaagacATAAACGACATGCGCGAAGCAGGTAACAACGAGGCTGAAGTAACAAAATTAGCTAGTGCTCTTGAGAGTGAACAGTTAGGAGCATCTAGAGCACTTCATCAGAATCAACAGTTGAAAGAACAATTGATTGATATGGAGAATGCTTTTGTTTCCCTAGTAAGTCTATCTTTGTAAATGAACCATCAAATTGAGTTTGcagatttatttagaaaaaaaaaaataaataaatacaaattatGGAAAATTCTAACTTGAATTTTTAAGAGTAATGCAAAGTTGGACTTAACGGAACAACTTCAAGCAGAGCGTTCTATTGGACGAAAGTTAAATGCCCAGTTAAACAATGTTGAAACTGAATTAGAACAAATGAAAGAGACATTAAAGGAAAAAGAATCTGTACTTGAAGAACTTGAAAAGGAAAGACTTCAGAGTGCTCAGATAGCTGATCAAATGCAGCACTATCAAGCACAGTCTCATCATGCTGATATTTTCCAACAAGAACTTCAAAATGCTTTGGTAAATAATTGCAATATCTAGCACATATTATTGTAAAATatgatttatttgaaatatatgTTCTTTTCTTAGATCACCATTGAAAAAttggagaaagagaagaaagatcTTATGGAAATGATAAAAGAGAAAGATCAAACCAGTACTTCTTCTGAAAAAGATTCGAGTACTGTTACTGCCACTAATGACTCTAATTTgacagaaaaaataaattcagagAAATTAGAAGGAAGTGATGTAATAGTATCTGAACCTATGAAACAATTAGAACAAAGATTCAAGCAAACAATGGAACGAGTGGCCGAACTAACAGAAGAGAAGCAAAAGCTTGAACATCTTGTGTTACAATTACAAAGTGAAACCGAAACAATAGGTATACGTTTCTAGAGAAAAATATTAACCCGTTTCAtatgaaaatttgtatattATATTTCCAAAACTATGTTTCTAGGGGAATACATAACGTTGTATCAAAAGCAGAGAGCAGTGCTTAAAAACAGGGCAACAGAAAAAGAACAACTATTTCGACAATTGCTTGAACAAAGAAATCAACAACAAGAACAACTTCATAAATTGAAGATCTTGGTTAGTGATTTCCTTAGAAAAGAATACATTCATTCTAATGGGACAGAACACATACCACAAACAGGTATACTTTCCAAAGATTTGTGTGCTTTCattttctaaattattgacGTAAATGGATTTttcataataataaaatataaatcgtACATTAATgttaatgtaattttttttagaaatgggTGCTAATGACATTGTTTCCgcaaagaaaacaaaagaatcCGTTACagaaaacaaaagtgtttctgACCTACTAGATATTTTGACAGACATAAAAGATTGTAAGGATTCGTGCTTATTTGAGCCGAATTTCCATCCATGTCCTTGGTGTTCTGGAAAGTTAATAACAGTCTAAAAAGTACGGTGTATGCAATACTTTCTAATATAAGATTTTTAATTAACAACGATTTGTAGAATATAATTGTATATaagatatataataatagtaacttGTAAATGATCGATGTGAGAAATGTTTCCTTAAAAACAACTGTTCTTTCAAAGATGCATACGaaaggaaaattaaatttatatagCTTCAAGCCACTATTTTGGAGAATGGTTAGATTAAAAgaagtacatttttcaaaaatattctgttTGTATTTGTCTATTTGAAACTATCTTCTAATAAGATCAATATTGTACATGTTATTTTATGATAACGATTCTTTGAAACAAACAACTTTGCTTTTAAATACTTGAAATTCTAAATAAAAGCTACATTTAAATACATCTATGAAGCTTTATCCTTAATATCTTTAGAAGGTGAATACAGTACTTTCTAGtagacttctttatttttttcttatacaaattttaatagAATTGCTTGCTGTAATTTATTTGGTAAAAAAAAAGGTGGAACACTTTTACAACTTCAGTTTTTTTGATAGTCCCCCATTATCTTCAATATCGTCTactgtttctttttcttcttcaattATGAATGCTGCttttcctcttcgtcttctttctaaaaaaaatgtacgaaatagtaataataacaattaatattcagtaataaatatgtatgttaaaaTAAAACATTGTTCCTCTTTATTTATAGTTTTGTTTTAGATGTATACATACCAGCTCTCAGAAGAAGCTTTTTACATTGATGTGATACTGATGCTTtggctttaatttcattcagtcCAAGTATGCgtgataaattaattaaatcatATGGGTCTCTAATTGTTTTGGCATCATTAACACCGCTAGATAGTATAACATTCTGCAAGAAGGTAATATTAAAGTACAATTGCTATAAATAATTAACAAactttatataattatatattttatgaaactgtgtaatatatttaataatattcatgttaatacaaatatttttagttaTAATAAAGTATAAACTGCTTGGTACTAGTGCTAACATACCTTACTTTTTCCGTATGTATGAAACAAGTGTGCATAATGTATAGTAAGTTTTCTATATTCTGTATTTAACAGATCTACATACTGAATTTCAAAATGTACCCCTCTTTCGATAGCTTGTTTATACAGCTTTTTATTCAGTTTGAAAGTTGTAGAAGATGCTTTCAATGTAATTATATCACAATTTAATTGAGTGCATGCAAACTGTAATGCATTTTGTGTTCTTGGAGTAAAAGCGTATAAATCATATTTCTTTAAACCTGCACAATGATTTAATATATGCGTTTTTGCTGGGTCAGAGCAAAGAAACGTAATccgattaaaaatttttaattttccgtgAAAATCCCTTTTTATACTTTCTATATCAAATGTATTTAGTATATTACTCTGGAGTGATTCCCCTtcgtcatttttcttttttttcttcttatcTGGTACGACGGCACTTTCatctaaattaatatttaatgctACTGTTTTAAATCCTAATTCGTGCAATCTTGACAAAACGAGATATAAATTCTGTCTATCACTTGGATCGTTTACACATAAATCATAAAATCCTATAGTTTGTCTAATATCCATGCTACGAAGTATATTGAATCTAAATAAAAGGACAGTTGAAACAATCATGCATTACTTTTCAcgtgaatttatttgaattattgaaatgaaaatatttttattaaaaaattgtatcttGTATTCAAGTCTGAATCTTTTTTTAGGTTATGTTCGTTATTATTTAAACGTAAATCTTAACCTATAAAATACATTTACCACGATCAAATGTTCCTCTGTTCGTGCAATTTTCTTGTACTTGATCTTATTTGTTGGTAACTTATTGATAATTTGTTGATAGAtaagaataatattatataCGCAATATTTTATTACTTCTAGAAagcattatttattaattatcaCCACTTTCTGAATTATCAATGAAGAGTGCGGATCATTAATTACAAAGTTTCAGTATTTAAATAAACGTTTAATCAAATTGTTAATTCGCAAAGAATTATTACTTCGgaatacaaatattaaaaaaaaattaaataaattgccaTAAGACAAATATAAAGATTTAATATAATGTAGCCTTGCAGTCTAAACagtttacaattgaaaatgtactttaatatttttttaaagtacTAATATTATATGCATATGTACAGTGATTCTTATTAATTAATCACTTTCTTTAGATTCTGCATCACTGGATGGTGGAGTACTTTCAATAGGCTCTTCTTCACTGCCTTCATCAGATTcgtctttcttttctttctttgccTTTTTATCATCATCCTCCTATCAGCCAATAAGTTTTGAATTTTATatcgtaattaaattaaattatagcaTTAATCAAATAGTGAAAAAATTACCGCAGCGCGTTTGTCTCCTCTTCTCTTCCCTTTGTTTTCATCGCTATCCTCATCTGAACGTTTCTTGTCTGTTTTCTGTGAAATTGGTTCATAAATGTAAAAAAGTTGTACAATGATGGGTATACAGAAAAACACAATACACTAGGATTCTACCTTGGTGTCGTCATCGCTGCTACTGTCATCATCGCTAATATATTCCTTACTCTTGAAAGAATTTCCTGACATCTGCTTAGTAGGAGATTCTTTTTtcacttctttctttttcttttctcctttttctttcttttcacccttctctttcttttctgtcttttctttcttttccttcgCCTGACCACCTCCACTAGCTTCATATTCTTTCATTGAAGCTGCATACTCTTTTTTCGCTTTTGCTGCCTTCTCTTCCCATTCCTAAATAGTAATCAAAATTTAGTATTTAGTTTCTGTATCACAGTAAGTAAAGatcaaatatatttatttatatattcttACAGATTTATCTTTGAGCTCCCTCCACATTTCTCCTCCCTTTTTCGCAATTTCTGTAACCGCAATTCCTGGATTGTCTgctttaattttttctcgagcACTGTTCAACCATATCATGAATGCTGTTGGCGGTCGCTTAGGTTTGTTTGCATCTCTTTCTGCCTTTTGCTTTCTAGGCTTCCTTGGTTTTTCtgactaaaaatattaatagGATTAATGCTTATAGGattgcattttttaatatttaattgataaCAATTTCATATACTATTAATATCTTAATAAGCCTCGACAATATTTGCTATTAGTTATTAGAtattaataacaaatattatCGAGTCTTATTTAAACGTTAAACAATACATACCACTGTTTTAGCAGATTTCGATTTCTTTtccttcttctctttcttttcttttttgtcttTCTTCTGACTCTTTCCAGACGCATCAGAATCATTTTCACTTTCAGAAGTATTGGGATTACTATCATACTCTTCTGGTACATCACTCTCATCCTAAAACAAAATAAACGTGTTACAATGTACACATAGATAacttgattttaatgaaattgtattaAGTAGAATCCGTACTTGATTGGGATTGAAATCTTCATCTGTAGACTCTTCTTCAGAGTCCTGATTATCTTCTGCATCCCTTTCTTGCGCCTCAGCTTTAACTCTTGCCAAATATGCATCAGGTTCATCTTCTTGATCGCTATCGCCAAAGTCATTGTCGTAGTTTAGTTTATCCTGttacaaagaaaaatatttctaattattttttttactatcgaaacgaatattttaatgttgCTGAATAAAGTATCGTACTTACACTCTTGCCTCTATTCTTAACACGCAATTTCTTTGAAGtaataaaatcaaataattttccatATTCCTCTTTTTCAATACTGCTAAATGTGTGAACAACGCCACTGGTTAATTCAATTTCGAAATCGAAAGATCTGGTAGAGCCACCACCGCGAGCGAAGTTTACAGACGCGATTTCTTCAAACCGAATATGAATTGGAGGTTTGTGAACATAAATGAAACCCCTTTCCAAGGGGTAGAGGTAGCCTGCAGCTGCTTTAAAGGAGCAACTAATTGACGGTGCTCCAGAATGACTGAAAATTAAGACGAAAAATACAGATAAAGGAAAtggaaatattcaaattttagtACAGGTATTTACCTTGTGAAATTACCGGGACCAGTAATTTTTCTGTTTATTATAACTTTCATTACTTTTCCTAAGACTTCGTATGTTGGTCCTGACAACTCTTTCGTTAATTTGTCTTCATATTTatccttcaattctttcctgCAAATAGGACAAGATATTAAAACTTTCTATTCTAATTTTGAACTTACTTTCCTATTAGTAGTAAGATTGTATTTTATGTACTCGGAAAAGGGTAGTTCGATAGAAGTTTCTTCTTCTTGATTGAACAATAATACCAAATAATGATAACGAGTTTGGCCTTGCTTAATTGGCGGATCTAAACTGacctgaaaaatatattcagcaataagcaaataataaatagaaaattgaaCAAATCTTATACGTTTACAAAACACTTACCACAAAGTACATTTGCCTGCTGTCTTTATGTGGTAAAAGGAACAACCTTAAAACTGTTGACATTGGAATTTTGTAATCAAATGTTTTACCATGCAATTGGAAAAATgactgaaatatttttatatcgtaGCGAccactgaaataaaaaaatcaattgaataTATGATGAACTATTCCTGTCAATTCGAAATAAAGGTGCAGattgaatataaatatttaccgTGGTGTAAGGCATTGAATTTCTCTAAATATAGCAATAGCATCTCCACTGACACTAATAACAGAAGCTTTCTCCATAACTTGTTGATGAAATGCTTCCACAGGATCCTGGTCTATGCTATCACTGACTGGAATATGAAACCTCATTTCCATTAGACTTACAGGAGCATCATCATTCTAGAAAGTTTATTAACATATAATCAAATATTATTGCAAGTTCATAAAGTATATGGAACAAGAAATATTACCCCTGATgctataaaatagaatttaccTGATGGAACTCCAATGTAACTTCGTTCTTTCCAGTATTGCATTGGGACACATCGTACAATGGAATTTCAAAAGCAGTATGATGACCAACATCAAAACTTAAAACTGAACCATTGAACCTGGCTGTACCCCAATTCCAACCTTTCAAACTAAGTTCCTTTTCCAACATATCTTTCTTATAATTTTGTGCAAAAAACTTAGCAATTTTTTCCTGATCctgcataaaaattatttaatgtttatCAAAGTTATGAAGTACAGTAGAactctattaaaaaaaaaaacagataaTGTTTTTATAAACCAGTTGctatatgttttataatttcatactTACCGCATCTTTGAAACCACGAAACCTATGCAATGTACCATTCTTTAGAAATATACGTAGGCCCCAGGTACCAATGAATTTTTGATAATTTACCATTTCCATATCCGATGCTGAAATTTGTTCTACCTTTCCtgttttttggtttttgaaaATTAAGTGTTGATCTGTTAACTTCAGCCGTCCGGGAGTCTATAGAAATGAATGGATAAATAAATCAATCAAATAATTCCATTGTAGGCAAATAaactatacatatataattttttatgacACTCTAACCTTAAACATTTATTCAACCGAATTATACAAACAAAATTGAGGAAATGTATAATTTGTTGCTGAGCCAGATATatgtttatcaataattaccATAGCTCCCTTCACTTCTGCAATTACATCTGTGTATTccaaaaaatccattttcgaGTTTGTTTGAACAGAATTTGTTTCTTATATTACTCTATTAGCTAACAGTGAAACACATAACCTCGGAATCAAACTTTTGCTGATAATAACTACTTTTTTTAACTTCGAACAAAGAGAATTCAGAATTGCCCGAAACACTTCAACAGAAATGCACGCGCCAATCTTATGTGCTCCTTTCAAAATTTTTCCGTGAATATAATTGCTCTAAACCATAAACCAGGAGAAATAAAGAGGTTCTAACAGAAGCAAGGAGgtttaataaaaaattcttgGTTCACGTAAACCGTTGAGTGCAGCACTGTACCGGAGGCATCAAAATTCAAGGCAgacccctttcaaggaattacaacatttttgggacaccctgcatagaTACAAACATTGGTCAAATAAATCAAAGACGGAAACATAGATGAACAAAATATACTTCCAAAACACTATTGGTGACAACTATATAGTTACATATATAGTACGTGATGCATGCATAAAAGAAAGTGCAATTcatctttcaatatttattttattaaacttGTGTTTTCTAAATACTTTTTAATTGATTCATAGGTTATAAGTATTAAGTAAAATACAGTAATAAGTataaataagataataaagaatCATACAAGTTTGTAACTAATTTATcgtatttttttatcatttatattaaataattatacaaaTTAATAATATCTTATTTTACAGATTCATATAGTCTATCATCATCAATTTTGTGTATTAATAATGGCACAATCAGATTTTCCTACattaaaaaatgacttcatcTTAAAAGCTGCATGTGGAGAATCAGTAACACGGATTCCAATTTGGATAATGCGTCAAGCTGGCAGATATCTTCCTGAATTCCAAGAAGTTAGATCAAAGCATGACTTTTTTTCTGTGTGTCAAACACCAGCCTTAGCTTCTGAAGTTACTTTGCAACCTTTGAAAAGATTTGACTTGGATGCCAGCATTATTTTCTCTGATATTCTAGTAATCCCTCAGGCAATGGGTTTAACAGTCGAAATGGTCCCTGGAacggtttgtttgtttcttgtttctctatattttattaaaatgaaaccatgAAAGTGTTTGATAATAAAGTATTAATCGCAGGGACCAGTTTTACCAAAGCCATTAAACGATCCATCAGATTTAACTAGACTAATTCAACCAAATGTAGAAAAGGATTTAAAATATGTAGGAGAAGCTATAACGTTAACAAGACATAAATTGGAAGGAAAAGTTCCATTAATTGGCTTTACTGGTGCACCAGTGAGTAAAATATATCTCTTTATACTAACACAACtactttttgaacatttttccaTATTTATTTGTACAACTATGTATATAGATTTTATACTAAAATTACATATACTTATAAATTATTAGTGGACATTAATGAGCTACATGATCCAAGGTGGTGGTAGTTCAACAATGACTAAAGCAAGGTCTTGGTTGTATAAGTATCCAGAAGATTCCCACAAACTTTTACAAATGATCACAAATGTAATTGTAGATTATCTGGTTATGCAAGTGAAAGCTGGAGCACAAGTATATATAAAACTACTTTCACAgtgttaattttatttatttattttataattctcaagattgtttttcttttgtagTTACTACAAGTGTTTGAAAGTCACGCTGATTTTcttaatgacgaattgtttacaaattattcatttaaatacTTGAAAGAGATTAGCGAGAAGGTCAGAAAACGACTCAAGGAAGAACAAATTCCTCAAGTACCAATGGTAATATTGAGATCGTGCAggaattaaaatgattaatacACTTTTGAAGTATATAAACTAAAACTAAATCAAGCATAAACTGAGAAcagaaatattcaattttagATAGCATTTCCCAAAGGTGCAACAATGAATTCTCTGGAAATGCTAGCAAAATCGAAGGCTTATGAAGTGTTAGGTCTAGATTGGACTGTGGATTCAGTAGAAGCAAGAAAACGGTTGGGTCCAGATGTTACTTTACAAGGAAATTTGGATCCTTGTGCATTATATGCTTCTGAGGTGTGTGCATCATACTAGAGACATctgttttattttctattaatgaaatattaaataattctcTTTATATAGGAGGAAATAACAAATCGAGGACGAGAAATGGCAATGAAATTTGGTAAAACTCGATATATTGCAAATTTGGGACACGGTATTTTACCAGACACACCAATTAAATCTGTTGAAGCtctaataaaaggaattcattCAGTGTAGTCCATCATTCCGACattttccatatattttttattgtacacatttataataaatagaTTTTATTGTTGAAGTACGctcgaattttatttaaactgacTATTTAGTCCATATCTTCGTCTATAGTAGTCCATATCTATAGACAGACAAGTTGTGTTAGTGCAGTGCAAAGAAGTTGAAACTTATATAATTTCATATATTATAACAATTTTTGGCGCATCTTGCATTCCATTATTCAAATTTTGCCACGCAGAACAGCGCTTGCGCACCACGCAGAGCATTCTTACAATAGTAAGAaattctggcattatttgggagTCAACTTTCAATGCGCATGCGTCCGTAAGTAGTGTGCATGCGCCATTACATTACTAATCTCACAAAGTTGCTGAGATGATtgaaaaataatgtataaaatattattaataaaagtgtctatttatttaaagaattaaaaaacaaaagtgaaTAGTGACTTTACAAATTATGAATCACAGATGATCACAGACATCTAACGGGAACATTTATGTCTGGCTGTACAATTCGTCTTAAAAAAAGTGACTGTATATGtagattttcaaggtcatccaaTTTGGAGACATAAATATCGAAAGCTCCAACAGGAGTTTCGCGTCTACTGTTCTATGTGCAACTAGCATGAACTGGTAATAAAACGTCACGTTCAACTCTACCCCGCGCAGACTTTCAGTCGGAATCCGTGGATCTATTCGGGTGGCCCCCTGTCGCCGATTAGCGGTTCGCGCAAGCGCAACCAACTCTTCTGGTTAGAGTGTCCATTTTGATCACATGTGAGTATCTCCAGTCTGTTCTCCTTTTTTCACGGTGAGTCTAGTTGAATGACTTGTGATCGCTTGAGTAAATTTGTAAAACGTGTGTTGGAAGCTCCAGAAAATAAAGAGCTACATTATTAGAAACCAGTTGACATCCGTGATATCTGAAACCTTCTCCGAGAGTCGGCAACTTCGACGACGAACCGCACGCAATCCTTTTCGCGCCATCTTCTTGAGGAAAACGGTGAAAAAACCGCAGTAAACTCGTCCTCGAAGGTAATTCGACTTTCACGAGGCTCTCCGGTTGATTTTTCATATAAAAGCTTCGATATCCAAAGAACTGTCAGTCGGGTTAAAACTTTGGTTATCTCGTACTTCCACAACGTGTTCGTGCACTTTGCCTTCATTATTCAAAAGCTTTTTGAAGCTATTCGCATTCCAGTTAatcttttagaaaattttcttcAGTCAATTTGTTCCAtgatgttttcttttttaccaCTTATTTTACTAGTTTTTTAGTACTTTCAAAATATTTGAACTTTTTGGAGTGCTACATGGTTTCCATTGCATACCTGAGaaagacgaaaatttttctctgATAAACCTAAATAACATATATAAttagttattaaaattttcacaTTTGACATGATTTGGTGACTGCATTATATGTTAAAcaataaatgcaatttttaaactTCAGtcggaaataataaaaaaattgattgttttgTTCCAAAACATAATAAGATATGTTTAATAATTCCACATTCTCtaatcatattttattttatatacttgCTTTTACGTactattaaaattttataatataagCAAAATATTGTTTTGATGGCATCACATTTTAAACAAACTTCATCTTATTCAAACTAttatatctctttctgttttgAATCTCTTCTGTTCACAGTTGTAATTTTATTGCAACCTTCATAGATTTATTATAGATGAAAGTATTTTTAGATTGACAacatttccaaattaattaaatattaaaaacattaaaacGCTAATAATTCCATAgttcattaaatttttcattttgtttcacAATATTTAGAATTACTCTCATATTGGAGtaatacatatatttaaatatataaaattgtttaaatgtaataattgatttatttttaattattattgcaGATTAACAAGAAAAACCCAGAATGGCAGATATAGAGGATACTCACTTCGAAACCGGAGACTCCGGTGCATCTGTAACATACCCAATGCAGTGCTCAGCACTGCGTAAAAATGGGTTCGTCATGCTCAAATCCCGGCCAtgtaaaattgtagaaatgtcAACCTCCAAGACAGGAAAGCATGGTCATGCCAAAGTACATCTTGTAGGCATTGACATTTTTACATCAAAGAAATATGAGGATATATGTCCCTCTACGCACAATATGGACGTGCCGTTCGTCAAACGGGAAGACTACCAGGTTTGTTTCTATTACTAGTTCTTATggaaagtataaaatatattatttttatgctGCATGTTTACTTACTTTTGAATTGGGGATGTAGCTACTATATCGTCATTAGGATTAagcaaatacatttttaaactATTTTGTATAGAATGTTGGACACTTATTGTTTTTATTATCTTAGTAcagtatatgtgtatatatagaATAATCTTATTGTATAAACgaataaataaagattttaataaaatgtatCTGTATATTTATGTTATAGCTAGCAGATATATCCGACGATGGCTACTTATGCCTGATGGCTGATAATGGTGAACTCCGTGAGGATTTGAAAATTCCTGATGGTGACCTAGGTACTCAGTTACGTGCTGACCATGATGCTGGGAAGGAGCTTCTTGTAAGTACTGTTAGAGCTGTATAAGAGTTGATTTTTACATTAGCTTCCTATTTATCAATTCCAGTGC
This genomic interval from Halictus rubicundus isolate RS-2024b chromosome 15, iyHalRubi1_principal, whole genome shotgun sequence contains the following:
- the Urod gene encoding uroporphyrinogen decarboxylase isoform X1, whose amino-acid sequence is MNKIYFQNTIGDNYIVTYIIHIVYHHQFCVLIMAQSDFPTLKNDFILKAACGESVTRIPIWIMRQAGRYLPEFQEVRSKHDFFSVCQTPALASEVTLQPLKRFDLDASIIFSDILVIPQAMGLTVEMVPGTGPVLPKPLNDPSDLTRLIQPNVEKDLKYVGEAITLTRHKLEGKVPLIGFTGAPWTLMSYMIQGGGSSTMTKARSWLYKYPEDSHKLLQMITNVIVDYLVMQVKAGAQLLQVFESHADFLNDELFTNYSFKYLKEISEKVRKRLKEEQIPQVPMIAFPKGATMNSLEMLAKSKAYEVLGLDWTVDSVEARKRLGPDVTLQGNLDPCALYASEEEITNRGREMAMKFGKTRYIANLGHGILPDTPIKSVEALIKGIHSV
- the Urod gene encoding uroporphyrinogen decarboxylase isoform X2, encoding MAQSDFPTLKNDFILKAACGESVTRIPIWIMRQAGRYLPEFQEVRSKHDFFSVCQTPALASEVTLQPLKRFDLDASIIFSDILVIPQAMGLTVEMVPGTGPVLPKPLNDPSDLTRLIQPNVEKDLKYVGEAITLTRHKLEGKVPLIGFTGAPWTLMSYMIQGGGSSTMTKARSWLYKYPEDSHKLLQMITNVIVDYLVMQVKAGAQLLQVFESHADFLNDELFTNYSFKYLKEISEKVRKRLKEEQIPQVPMIAFPKGATMNSLEMLAKSKAYEVLGLDWTVDSVEARKRLGPDVTLQGNLDPCALYASEEEITNRGREMAMKFGKTRYIANLGHGILPDTPIKSVEALIKGIHSV
- the Eef5 gene encoding eukaryotic translation elongation factor 5, which encodes MADIEDTHFETGDSGASVTYPMQCSALRKNGFVMLKSRPCKIVEMSTSKTGKHGHAKVHLVGIDIFTSKKYEDICPSTHNMDVPFVKREDYQLADISDDGYLCLMADNGELREDLKIPDGDLGTQLRADHDAGKELLCTVLKACGEEVVIAIKTNTAIDK